From a region of the Pseudomonadaceae bacterium SI-3 genome:
- a CDS encoding glutamate-5-semialdehyde dehydrogenase, producing the protein MTESVLDYMTRLGRAAREASRVLARATTAQKNRALQAAAAALDAAREELVRANREDLEAGRANGLDEAMLDRLALTPARIDDMIEGLRQVANLPDPIGEIRDMRYLPSGIQVGKMRVPLGVVGIIYESRPNVTIDAASLCLKSGNATILRGGSEAIHSNQAIARCIQLGLAEAQLPAAAVQVVETTDRAAVGALITMPEYVDVIVPRGGKGLIERISRDAKVPVIKHLDGICHVFIDQAADLDKAVRIADNAKTQRYAPCNTMETLLVHASIAARVLPPLAAIYRGKGVELRGCPRTCELLGSDVLAASEEDWSTEYNAPILSIRIVDSLDEAIQHINRYGSQHTDAIVTENFTDARRFITEVDSASVMINASTRFADGFEYGLGAEIGISTDKLHARGPVGLEGLTSEKYVVFGDGHVRT; encoded by the coding sequence ATGACCGAGTCCGTACTCGACTACATGACCCGCCTCGGTCGCGCCGCGCGCGAGGCGTCGCGCGTGCTAGCGCGCGCCACCACAGCGCAGAAGAACCGGGCCTTGCAAGCAGCCGCCGCCGCGCTTGACGCCGCGCGTGAGGAGCTGGTCCGTGCCAATCGTGAGGACCTCGAGGCCGGGCGTGCCAATGGTCTGGACGAGGCCATGCTCGATCGTCTGGCGCTTACGCCGGCGCGCATCGACGACATGATCGAGGGGCTGCGCCAGGTCGCGAACCTGCCTGACCCCATCGGTGAGATCCGCGACATGCGCTATCTGCCTTCTGGCATTCAGGTTGGCAAGATGCGCGTGCCGCTGGGCGTGGTTGGGATCATCTACGAGTCACGGCCCAACGTGACCATCGATGCCGCCAGCCTGTGTCTCAAGTCGGGCAACGCCACTATTTTGCGTGGCGGCTCGGAAGCGATCCACTCGAACCAGGCCATTGCTCGCTGCATTCAACTGGGCCTGGCCGAGGCCCAACTGCCAGCTGCTGCGGTGCAAGTTGTCGAGACCACCGACCGCGCCGCCGTTGGGGCATTGATTACCATGCCGGAATACGTGGATGTGATCGTGCCGCGCGGTGGTAAGGGGCTGATCGAGCGCATCAGTCGCGACGCCAAGGTGCCGGTGATCAAGCATCTGGACGGAATCTGCCACGTGTTCATCGATCAGGCGGCCGACCTCGACAAGGCTGTTCGCATCGCCGACAACGCCAAGACCCAGCGCTATGCGCCGTGCAACACCATGGAAACGCTGTTGGTTCATGCATCCATCGCAGCTCGTGTGTTGCCGCCGCTGGCAGCGATCTACCGGGGGAAGGGCGTCGAACTGCGTGGCTGCCCACGGACCTGTGAATTGCTCGGTAGCGATGTGTTAGCTGCCAGCGAAGAAGATTGGTCCACCGAATACAATGCGCCGATCCTGTCGATCCGCATTGTCGATTCCCTGGATGAAGCGATCCAGCACATCAACCGCTACGGTTCGCAGCACACTGACGCGATCGTCACTGAAAACTTCACCGATGCGCGGCGCTTCATTACTGAGGTCGATTCGGCGTCGGTAATGATCAACGCCTCCACTCGTTTTGCCGATGGCTTCGAGTACGGGCTGGGCGCTGAGATCGGCATTTCCACCGATAAACTGCACGCCCGTGGTCCGGTCGGCCTGGAAGGACTGACCAGCGAGAAGTACGTGGTATTCGGCGACGGCCACGTGCGTACTTGA
- a CDS encoding phosphoesterase, with protein MPEWLTVLSNWLTEHPQWLGLSLFVVACLECLAIVGLLMPGTVLVFAIAVVAGSGVLSLGETLLLGYAGGLLGDLLSYGLGRRYHQNIRSLRGLRDHPEWLTRAELYFERYGIASLLVGRFIGPLRPMLPVTAGMLDMPFGRFLLVSLVAAAGWSMAYLLPGWAAGAAVRLPLPEGFWSEAGVVTAALLLLVGGVVHGSLHQMRWVTPLAAGLSAAVLIGLFIGWPYLVELDEGLMTVIQGERSPIFDRFMVVVTRAGDFQTQLWAAVLLSLLLIATKQWRAAAFTILTLLGTALANGALKATFGRIRPEILLEPLHSFSFPSGHSSAAFAFFLTLGVLAGRGQPPRLRLAWVLLGVLPATAIALSRVYLGVHWPTDVIAGAVLAASICAASLALVQWRAPMTALSPKIWWLILPATLGLIGAFAIWALPGAMLLYRYQ; from the coding sequence ATGCCGGAATGGCTTACCGTACTCTCCAATTGGCTCACTGAGCACCCACAATGGCTTGGCCTTAGCCTGTTTGTAGTCGCCTGTCTCGAATGCCTCGCCATTGTTGGCTTGCTGATGCCCGGCACCGTGCTGGTGTTTGCCATCGCGGTCGTCGCCGGCAGTGGCGTGCTGAGCCTCGGCGAGACACTGCTCCTCGGCTATGCCGGCGGTCTACTTGGCGACCTGCTCTCATACGGGCTGGGGCGCCGCTATCATCAAAATATTCGCAGTCTTCGCGGCCTGCGCGACCACCCGGAATGGCTGACACGCGCCGAGTTGTACTTCGAGCGCTACGGCATCGCCAGTCTGCTTGTAGGACGCTTCATCGGTCCGCTGCGACCCATGTTGCCGGTGACCGCGGGCATGCTCGACATGCCGTTTGGACGCTTTCTCCTGGTCAGCCTGGTCGCCGCGGCTGGCTGGTCGATGGCCTATCTGCTGCCGGGCTGGGCGGCGGGTGCAGCCGTGCGACTGCCCTTGCCAGAGGGTTTCTGGAGCGAGGCGGGCGTTGTAACCGCCGCTCTGCTTCTGCTCGTCGGCGGCGTGGTGCATGGCAGCCTGCATCAGATGCGCTGGGTGACCCCGCTTGCCGCCGGCCTCAGCGCAGCCGTTCTAATTGGACTGTTCATTGGTTGGCCCTACCTGGTGGAACTCGACGAAGGGCTGATGACGGTCATTCAAGGCGAGCGCAGCCCGATCTTCGACCGTTTCATGGTCGTGGTTACACGAGCCGGCGACTTCCAAACCCAGCTGTGGGCCGCCGTGTTGCTGAGTCTGTTGTTAATCGCCACAAAACAGTGGCGCGCTGCAGCGTTCACCATTCTCACGCTGCTGGGCACCGCGCTGGCCAACGGCGCACTTAAAGCGACCTTCGGCCGCATCCGCCCGGAAATTCTGTTGGAGCCCCTACACAGCTTCAGCTTCCCCAGCGGTCACAGCTCGGCGGCATTCGCCTTTTTTCTCACCCTTGGGGTTCTCGCCGGCAGGGGCCAGCCACCGCGCCTGCGCCTGGCCTGGGTGCTATTGGGCGTCTTGCCGGCCACCGCAATTGCACTGTCGCGTGTCTATCTCGGCGTTCACTGGCCAACCGATGTAATCGCTGGCGCGGTGTTGGCAGCCAGCATTTGCGCGGCGAGCCTGGCCCTGGTGCAATGGCGCGCACCGATGACGGCACTGTCGCCGAAAATATGGTGGCTGATCCTGCCGGCCACCCTGGGACTGATTGGCGCCTTTGCGATCTGGGCATTGCCAGGCGCCATGCTGCTCTATCGCTACCAGTAG
- a CDS encoding ATP-dependent protease, translated as MKLPLFPLDTVLFPGCTLDLQLFEARYLDMVSSCMKAGHGFGVVRLIEGSEVGLAPSEYALTGCEALIRDWQQRPNGLLGIRVEGGRRFDVLSAEVQRDQLTVAEINWREEGDDLPLKDEHLDLAILLEALGQHPLVEALGMGSAAQGQRSLAHQLAYLLPFQPEQKIELLQLDDPALQLQRIQCWLEQLQGEAVEQ; from the coding sequence ATGAAGCTACCGTTGTTTCCGCTCGATACCGTTTTGTTTCCCGGGTGCACCCTTGATCTGCAGCTCTTCGAGGCGCGCTATCTGGATATGGTCAGCAGCTGCATGAAGGCCGGACATGGCTTCGGTGTGGTGCGTCTCATCGAGGGCAGCGAGGTGGGGTTGGCGCCGAGCGAATATGCCCTGACCGGCTGTGAGGCGTTGATTCGCGATTGGCAACAGCGACCCAATGGCTTGTTGGGCATACGAGTCGAGGGCGGCCGTCGCTTCGATGTGTTGTCGGCCGAGGTGCAGCGTGATCAGCTGACCGTTGCCGAGATCAACTGGCGCGAGGAGGGGGACGACCTGCCGCTGAAGGATGAGCATCTTGATCTGGCTATTCTGCTGGAGGCGCTCGGTCAACATCCGCTGGTTGAAGCCCTGGGGATGGGCAGTGCCGCGCAGGGCCAGCGCTCACTGGCACATCAGCTGGCTTACCTGCTGCCCTTTCAGCCGGAGCAGAAAATCGAACTGTTGCAGCTTGACGACCCAGCGCTGCAATTGCAGCGGATTCAATGCTGGCTGGAGCAACTGCAGGGCGAGGCGGTCGAACAGTAG
- a CDS encoding LrgB family protein produces the protein MIAMQWQAAWDAVIHHPLFGVAITLAAFQLAYAAYEKTRWVFLQPVLVSMVVVVATLVLCGLSYEEYRDSAQMLTVLLGPTTVALAVPLYLNLRRIRELFGPIMLTLLLAGTGATALGMTLAWVFGADQMILMTLAPKSVTSPIAMLVAEQIGGVVALAAVFVMITGIIGAIIGPELLRRFGVQHPAARGMALGLTAHAVGTAQALQEGDECGAFAALAMSLMGVMTAVLLPLAVLMLS, from the coding sequence ATGATCGCGATGCAGTGGCAGGCGGCTTGGGATGCGGTCATTCATCACCCCCTGTTTGGCGTGGCGATCACTTTGGCGGCTTTTCAGCTGGCCTATGCGGCCTACGAAAAAACCCGCTGGGTATTTCTGCAGCCAGTGCTGGTGTCGATGGTGGTGGTGGTCGCTACGCTTGTGCTTTGCGGTCTGAGCTATGAGGAGTACCGCGACAGCGCCCAGATGCTGACCGTGCTCCTCGGACCAACTACCGTGGCACTCGCCGTGCCGCTGTACCTCAATCTGCGGAGGATCCGCGAACTGTTCGGGCCTATCATGCTCACTCTGCTACTGGCCGGCACCGGCGCTACGGCGCTGGGCATGACGCTGGCCTGGGTCTTTGGTGCCGACCAGATGATCCTGATGACCCTGGCGCCCAAGTCGGTTACCTCGCCTATCGCCATGCTGGTGGCCGAGCAGATCGGCGGCGTGGTGGCGCTGGCAGCTGTCTTCGTGATGATCACGGGTATCATCGGCGCGATCATCGGCCCGGAACTGTTGCGCAGGTTTGGCGTTCAGCATCCTGCCGCCCGAGGCATGGCGCTGGGTCTGACTGCGCATGCGGTGGGGACTGCCCAGGCGTTGCAGGAAGGCGACGAGTGCGGCGCCTTTGCGGCACTGGCCATGAGCCTGATGGGCGTGATGACTGCAGTGCTGCTGCCTTTGGCCGTGCTGATGCTGTCGTAA
- a CDS encoding CidA/LrgA family protein, with product MLLRGLTWLLLFQLLGTALNVMVLPMLPGPIIGLLLLFVALLARGQASESLQVAASSLLRYLPLLLVPPAVGVMAYTGAILEDFWAIVGVLVLSLVVSLVFTGWLMQTLIRRQQRKAGRA from the coding sequence ATGCTGCTACGCGGACTAACCTGGCTGCTGCTGTTCCAACTGCTTGGCACTGCGCTCAACGTAATGGTTCTGCCAATGCTGCCGGGGCCAATCATCGGCTTGCTGTTGCTGTTCGTAGCGCTGCTGGCTCGCGGGCAAGCGAGTGAATCGCTGCAGGTCGCCGCGAGTAGCCTGTTGCGTTATCTGCCCCTGTTGCTGGTGCCGCCCGCTGTGGGTGTGATGGCCTACACCGGGGCGATTCTCGAGGATTTCTGGGCCATCGTCGGCGTACTGGTGCTCTCGCTGGTGGTGTCGTTGGTGTTTACCGGCTGGCTGATGCAAACGCTGATTCGCCGTCAGCAGCGCAAGGCAGGTCGCGCATGA
- a CDS encoding MaoC family dehydratase: MPQVPVAELKDYIGKELGHSEWFTVDQQRVDQFADCTGDHQFIHIDPEKAAQTPFGGTIAHGFLSLSLLPMLMDELMIRPEGTKMGVNYGLDSLRFIQPVRVGSRVRVAATLLDAYEKNPGQWLLKSRAVMEIEGVEKPAYIAETLALCFV, from the coding sequence ATGCCGCAAGTACCCGTAGCAGAACTCAAGGACTACATTGGCAAAGAGCTAGGCCACTCCGAATGGTTCACCGTCGATCAGCAGCGAGTCGACCAGTTCGCCGATTGCACCGGTGATCACCAGTTCATCCACATCGACCCTGAAAAAGCTGCGCAAACCCCGTTCGGTGGCACCATCGCCCACGGCTTCCTGTCGCTTTCGCTATTGCCGATGTTGATGGACGAACTGATGATTCGCCCTGAAGGAACCAAGATGGGCGTCAACTACGGGCTCGATAGCCTGCGCTTCATCCAGCCAGTCAGGGTCGGCTCGCGGGTTCGCGTAGCAGCGACGTTACTCGACGCCTACGAGAAGAACCCGGGACAGTGGCTGCTCAAGTCGCGCGCCGTAATGGAAATCGAGGGCGTGGAAAAGCCCGCCTACATTGCTGAGACCCTGGCGCTCTGCTTTGTCTGA